One Psychromonas sp. psych-6C06 DNA window includes the following coding sequences:
- a CDS encoding DUF86 domain-containing protein, with translation MINEGLQLYLIEAKKHQQQYKVELDELREDLLANNFKARDYRATERLLQIFTEMCIGLAKHWLKGLQGSSANEAYQTFSLLKEHNQISSEELTLWKKIIGMRNGLVHDYLNIDLLIIELIIKEQHYNQLNEFADKAIQHLQSKNNEQKL, from the coding sequence ATGATAAATGAAGGTTTACAATTGTATTTGATAGAGGCTAAAAAGCATCAACAACAATACAAAGTAGAACTAGACGAATTAAGAGAAGATTTGTTAGCGAACAATTTTAAAGCGCGTGATTACCGTGCAACAGAGCGCCTTCTACAAATTTTCACTGAAATGTGTATCGGTTTAGCGAAGCACTGGTTAAAAGGGCTTCAGGGCAGTAGTGCCAACGAAGCGTATCAAACGTTTTCTTTGCTAAAAGAGCACAACCAAATAAGTAGCGAAGAATTGACGTTATGGAAAAAAATAATTGGTATGCGGAATGGGTTAGTGCACGACTACTTGAATATTGATTTATTAATTATCGAGCTGATTATCAAAGAGCAACATTATAATCAATTAAATGAATTCGCAGATAAAGCAATTCAACACTTACAGTCGAAAAATAATGAACAAAAATTGTAA
- a CDS encoding nucleotidyltransferase domain-containing protein translates to MSQVNDDAIEKLVELATINKDIEVVWIYGSRAVGTHKVHSDYDIAIAFKNFSLSSLDKYLRPNTLAIEWCEATGLSSEQLSVIDINQVPVYLAFNVVEYGKVIYQAKTARAFTEQDRIYALYEYQKRESGS, encoded by the coding sequence ATGTCGCAAGTGAATGATGATGCCATTGAAAAACTCGTTGAGTTGGCGACCATTAATAAAGATATCGAAGTGGTTTGGATATATGGTTCAAGGGCGGTGGGAACACATAAGGTACATAGCGATTATGATATTGCGATAGCCTTTAAAAATTTTAGCCTTTCTAGCTTAGACAAATATCTAAGGCCCAATACGCTTGCTATCGAATGGTGTGAAGCAACAGGGTTAAGCTCAGAACAATTGAGCGTGATAGATATTAATCAAGTGCCTGTGTATTTAGCATTCAATGTTGTTGAATACGGGAAAGTGATTTACCAAGCTAAAACAGCACGTGCATTCACAGAGCAAGATAGAATTTATGCTTTATACGAATATCAAAAAAGAGAATCAGGCTCATGA
- a CDS encoding polysaccharide biosynthesis/export family protein produces MMIKIITKSLNAILLLGFTQFALAAFEPSSTDTTANTTDSIPTLTSPSALQTLQNGSYSKTARQGVLLPGEVDISELLPSSGEDFPPPYGANIFAGGYESERTDGLNENYLIAPGDKINIWLWGGVNYADVPTVDNQGNIFIPNIGPISVAGVPASDINTLVSSKIKAIYTHNVEVYVNLLTATPVSVYLSGAIIRPGQYAGMASDSLLYFLKRAGGIDSERGSYRKVQILRNNKVLKEVDLYEFIQSGKLPQITFKDKDVILVKPQSAAITVAGGVRNPFRFELTESISSGKEIASYARPMAKISHVGVFGNRITGPFSVYLEYNDFLAFELQDGDNVIFNDDLHAQVIDVQVTGSYLGPSYFAVKKSTRLHDLLSHIPINPELTDNKSIYILRKSVAERQKQMLSDSLDRLERSVFTAPASSDGEAAIRAKEAEMVMAFSEKARKVNPLGKVIVSDRGVTANILLEKGDQIVIPHYTDLIQVGGEVLMPQAVVFNPNATIDDYVAWAGGFTDRAEDERISIVRANGVVIFDKTAKIQRGDQILVLPKIDTKTMQAVKDITQIIYQIAVAANVVIK; encoded by the coding sequence ATGATGATAAAAATAATAACTAAATCGCTCAATGCAATATTACTGCTTGGTTTTACTCAATTTGCCCTAGCTGCCTTTGAGCCAAGTAGCACCGATACCACAGCAAATACAACCGATAGTATTCCTACACTAACGAGTCCTTCTGCATTGCAAACGCTACAAAATGGCAGTTATAGCAAAACAGCGCGTCAAGGCGTGTTGTTACCGGGTGAAGTTGATATTAGTGAATTATTACCCTCATCAGGGGAAGACTTTCCTCCTCCTTATGGCGCAAATATTTTTGCAGGGGGGTATGAATCTGAGCGTACGGATGGTTTGAACGAAAACTACCTGATCGCGCCTGGCGATAAAATCAATATTTGGTTATGGGGTGGCGTAAATTATGCCGATGTACCAACCGTAGATAATCAAGGTAATATTTTTATCCCTAATATTGGGCCGATTAGTGTAGCGGGTGTACCTGCGAGTGATATTAACACTCTGGTTAGCTCAAAAATAAAAGCGATTTACACGCATAATGTTGAAGTTTACGTTAATTTATTAACGGCAACACCAGTCAGTGTTTACCTTTCAGGTGCGATTATTCGACCAGGACAATATGCAGGCATGGCATCTGATAGTTTGCTTTATTTCTTAAAGCGCGCGGGGGGCATCGATTCGGAAAGAGGTAGTTACCGAAAAGTTCAGATACTTCGTAATAATAAAGTATTAAAAGAGGTCGATTTATATGAGTTTATTCAATCAGGTAAGCTCCCTCAAATAACTTTTAAAGATAAAGATGTGATTCTAGTTAAACCACAAAGCGCAGCGATTACCGTCGCTGGTGGGGTACGTAATCCTTTCCGTTTTGAGTTAACTGAGTCTATTTCATCGGGTAAAGAGATAGCCAGTTATGCAAGGCCAATGGCTAAAATTAGTCATGTTGGCGTTTTTGGGAATCGAATTACTGGCCCATTTTCGGTTTATCTTGAATATAACGATTTTTTAGCCTTTGAACTTCAAGATGGCGATAACGTCATTTTTAATGATGACCTACATGCACAGGTGATTGATGTACAAGTAACCGGGAGTTACTTAGGCCCATCATATTTTGCAGTGAAAAAAAGTACACGTCTGCATGATCTATTGAGCCACATCCCGATTAATCCAGAGCTTACCGATAATAAATCCATTTACATTCTTCGTAAAAGTGTTGCTGAACGTCAAAAACAGATGCTATCTGATTCACTTGATAGATTAGAGCGAAGTGTATTCACCGCCCCTGCATCGTCCGACGGTGAAGCCGCTATTCGCGCTAAAGAAGCTGAAATGGTGATGGCTTTTTCCGAAAAAGCGAGAAAGGTTAACCCCTTAGGTAAAGTGATTGTTTCGGATCGTGGTGTCACGGCAAATATCTTATTAGAGAAGGGCGATCAAATTGTCATTCCACATTACACCGACCTGATTCAAGTTGGCGGTGAAGTGTTAATGCCACAAGCGGTAGTATTTAACCCTAATGCGACCATTGATGATTATGTTGCATGGGCAGGTGGTTTCACCGACAGAGCTGAAGACGAACGTATCTCAATCGTACGCGCAAACGGCGTCGTGATATTTGATAAAACCGCCAAAATACAACGTGGCGATCAGATTCTAGTATTGCCAAAAATCGACACCAAAACCATGCAAGCAGTGAAAGACATCACCCAAATTATCTACCAAATTGCGGTGGCTGCCAATGTGGTGATTAAATAA
- the gltX gene encoding glutamate--tRNA ligase produces MTVKTRFAPSPTGFLHVGGARTALYSWLYAKNQGGEFVLRIEDTDLERSTQEAVDAILEGMSWLGLDWDEGPYYQTKRFDRYNEMVEKLLAEDKAYKCYAPKELLDEIRAEQEANKEMARYDASHPKIVAVNAAATEDTPAVIRFRNPKDGTVVFKDEIRGDIEIANSQLDDLIIRRTDGAPTYNFCVVVDDWDMGITHVVRGEDHINNTPRQINIYEALGAPVPTFAHCAMILGDDGAKLSKRHGAVSVMQYRDEGYLPNALNNYLVRLGWSHGDQEVFSEQEMIDLFSLSNVSKSASAFNTDKLLWLNNHYIKTSAPEYVAGYLQWHMDEQKIDMTTGPALTEVISALSEKVKTLVELAASSRYFYEEYEAFDATAAKKHLRPVAKDALALVQTKLAACEDWTDATLQQIIQDTADELEVGMGKVGMPLRVAITGAGQSPSLDVTLRLIGKERSITRISRALEFIAQREANQ; encoded by the coding sequence ATGACAGTTAAGACTCGTTTTGCCCCAAGCCCAACTGGGTTTTTACACGTAGGTGGTGCACGTACCGCACTTTACTCTTGGTTATACGCAAAAAACCAAGGTGGTGAATTTGTATTACGTATTGAAGATACTGATCTTGAGCGCTCAACTCAAGAAGCCGTTGATGCAATTCTAGAAGGCATGAGCTGGTTAGGTCTTGATTGGGACGAAGGCCCTTATTACCAAACAAAGCGTTTTGACCGTTACAATGAAATGGTTGAAAAACTATTAGCTGAAGATAAAGCCTATAAATGCTACGCGCCGAAAGAGCTTCTTGATGAGATTCGCGCAGAACAAGAGGCTAACAAAGAGATGGCACGCTACGATGCGAGCCACCCTAAAATTGTTGCTGTAAACGCAGCCGCAACAGAAGATACCCCTGCTGTTATCCGTTTCCGTAACCCAAAAGACGGTACTGTGGTATTTAAAGATGAGATCCGTGGTGATATCGAAATCGCTAACAGTCAGTTAGATGACTTAATTATCCGTCGTACTGATGGCGCACCTACTTACAACTTCTGTGTTGTAGTGGATGATTGGGATATGGGTATTACACACGTTGTCCGTGGTGAAGATCATATCAACAATACCCCTCGTCAAATCAATATCTATGAAGCATTAGGCGCACCTGTTCCAACATTTGCACACTGTGCAATGATTTTAGGCGATGATGGCGCAAAACTTTCGAAACGTCATGGCGCTGTTTCTGTGATGCAATATCGTGATGAAGGCTACCTGCCCAATGCACTGAACAACTACTTAGTTCGCTTAGGTTGGTCACACGGAGACCAAGAGGTTTTCTCTGAGCAAGAGATGATTGACCTGTTTAGTTTAAGCAATGTCAGTAAATCAGCGTCTGCCTTTAACACAGATAAACTACTTTGGTTAAACAACCACTATATCAAAACATCAGCTCCTGAATATGTTGCCGGTTACCTACAATGGCACATGGATGAGCAAAAAATTGATATGACGACAGGGCCAGCGTTAACAGAAGTAATTTCGGCACTTTCGGAAAAAGTAAAAACGTTAGTTGAGTTGGCTGCTTCAAGCCGTTACTTCTATGAGGAATATGAAGCCTTTGATGCTACTGCGGCTAAAAAACATTTACGTCCTGTTGCTAAAGATGCATTGGCTTTAGTTCAAACTAAGCTGGCAGCATGTGAAGATTGGACGGATGCAACACTGCAACAAATCATTCAAGATACTGCTGATGAATTAGAAGTAGGTATGGGCAAAGTGGGTATGCCACTGCGTGTTGCGATCACAGGTGCAGGTCAATCACCATCTCTTGATGTTACTTTACGTTTAATTGGTAAAGAGCGAAGCATTACGCGTATTTCGCGTGCGCTTGAATTTATTGCACAAAGAGAAGCAAACCAATAA
- a CDS encoding efflux RND transporter periplasmic adaptor subunit, with translation MNTFYKNHSLSFIALFLFTLTGCNENTTTNVAPPPPHVIIETIKESNIQPEIAFIGRTEATEDVSIRAQVEGVLLKRHFTGGDDVEKGDLLFELDPAPYQTAVNQQKAALKHAQSAYEIAKNRWQRGQKLSKTGAISELDIDELTSSMNQTESDVAINQAALDTALLNLSYTKIMAPISGRISRSLVSTGDLITANNIELATLVQLNPIWVNFQISEKTLTKSRQAIEGGNNVDAESLTVTINLSEKHDYEHTGYIDFIDNRVDQSTGTLAIRAKFINPDAKLLPGQYTNLTVKLPDDQRLLLISQAAVQEEQQGRFVLVVNNENKIEKRMVTLGDRHDVRWEVLKGLKEGEKIVVEGLQKVRVGVVVDATEQTETPFNSNSTQ, from the coding sequence ATGAACACATTTTACAAGAACCACTCACTTAGTTTTATTGCATTGTTTTTATTCACCTTAACGGGATGTAATGAAAACACCACCACCAATGTAGCACCACCGCCACCTCACGTTATTATTGAAACAATCAAAGAAAGTAACATTCAACCTGAAATCGCATTTATTGGTCGGACAGAAGCCACCGAAGATGTTTCCATTCGTGCTCAAGTCGAAGGAGTGTTATTAAAAAGACATTTTACTGGTGGAGATGATGTCGAAAAAGGTGATTTATTGTTTGAACTTGATCCTGCGCCTTATCAAACAGCAGTTAATCAACAAAAAGCAGCGTTAAAACATGCACAATCAGCCTATGAAATTGCAAAGAATCGTTGGCAACGCGGGCAAAAGCTCAGTAAAACCGGCGCAATATCTGAATTAGATATTGATGAATTAACCAGTAGTATGAATCAGACCGAATCTGACGTGGCAATTAATCAAGCAGCATTAGATACTGCATTATTAAATCTTTCTTACACCAAAATTATGGCCCCGATCTCAGGTCGAATTAGCCGTTCATTAGTGAGTACGGGTGATCTTATTACGGCCAATAACATCGAGTTAGCAACTTTAGTCCAATTAAACCCTATTTGGGTTAACTTTCAAATATCTGAAAAAACCTTAACCAAGTCTAGACAAGCAATTGAAGGTGGCAATAATGTTGATGCAGAGAGCTTGACTGTTACTATCAATTTGAGCGAGAAACATGACTATGAACACACTGGTTACATTGACTTTATCGATAACCGTGTTGACCAGAGCACCGGGACATTAGCTATTCGAGCTAAATTTATTAATCCCGATGCTAAGTTACTTCCAGGGCAATATACTAACCTAACGGTGAAACTTCCTGATGATCAACGTTTACTCCTTATTTCTCAAGCTGCTGTTCAAGAGGAGCAACAGGGTCGCTTTGTATTAGTGGTTAATAATGAAAATAAAATAGAGAAGCGCATGGTAACACTAGGCGATCGACATGATGTACGCTGGGAGGTGCTAAAAGGATTAAAAGAGGGAGAAAAAATAGTCGTTGAAGGGTTACAAAAAGTACGTGTTGGTGTGGTGGTAGATGCAACCGAACAAACTGAAACACCTTTCAATAGTAACAGCACTCAATAG